The DNA region ATCAACCCGCACGTCGTTTACATAAGCGGTATCAGGCACGAGGTTCATAAACGAATACGTGCGTTCGGGCAAATTGGTAGATTTATTCATTTTTACCAGCCTGGCACCATTTCCTTGTATGGTTTTCATCATCGGTGCTGCCGGATCGAGTATCCACAAGCCGCCATTATCATCGATATAAACCGACTGTACGCAAACCCATTTGTTTGTTCCATCTTGCCCGGATTGCCAGTTGTTCATTTCTGCGTTGGGATATGGCGTTACCGTGTTGCCCTCGGCTGTTACCACGGCGTAACGGTAAATTTCTGACCAACGGGGATAATTGATCCATAATTTGCCGGAAGGTTCTTTTGCCAGGCCAGTAAGCTGATAGGTATCGTCTGAGAAGACAAGTTCGAGCTTTTGCTCCGCAGATCGGTTTTTCTTGCAAGAACTCAGCGCCAGGCCCATAATCATTAAAACGAGTAATCTTTTCATAACTATTTTTCTATGCTATGTTTGAATTGATGCTGCCAACAACACCACAGTTAAATGTCGCGATCGGGTACACCTGGTTCGGGATCGGGATTTTCTTTCACGTCGTTCAGGTCGGGTCTTTCGTCATCGCTTTCACTCTCGCTTATAGGTCCATCAGAAGGTAAAGAACCGGTATCATCGCCTAATTCGGGCGCTGCAGCATCTTCACCGCTAATATCGGTACCCCCCATGCCGCTCGACTGCCCTGTGTTGGTAATTTCAGGATTGTTGCCTGCATTTTCGCTTGTATCGCCACTGGTAACCTTGTTACCTTCTTGCTCTAATTCTTTGTTTTCGTCCATGATGTTTATTTTTTAATTGTTTAACGTTTGTTGCTCCAATCGGTAAGTAATACACTAACCAGCCCGACGCTAAGCAGCGCCAGGTTGAAGCGAAAAATTCTTTTATCGGATTTTATTTGCTCACATGCGCTCAGGAGTGCAATGCCGGCAAGGTTCAGTACGTCGATATTTCGGTGCATGTGTAATGGCAGCAGCCGCTTTAACGCAAACCTGTAATCAGTTAGCGCACCATAGAGCAGCACTTCCACGCCAATAGCCTGATATAGCCGCGTTGTATTCTTATTTGCGCCGAGCAACGCCGGAACGGTTAGCGATGCGAGGCCAAAAGCGTAATCGGCAATGCCATGTGCCGAAGGCGACATTGGTTTCGTTTTCATAAGCTTTGTTTAATTATAGAACCAGTGCAATTACGGTTTTGTTCAACCGAATTGACAAATAGGTATTTCGCCACAATAGTGGTAATTTATACGTTTAATGCGTTCAATGATGGAAGGATGGAGATATAGCTGAAGCATTAAGATCCCCGCCTGCGCGGGGATGACGATTTATCAAAGGATGTGTCGAACTCGCTCGCTTCTGTACCGTACAGTTCGGCCTGCTGCACTAGGAATTAAAAATATTTTGATTAACTGGTTTCGAAGAGTCGCGAATTTCCAGCTTCGCATCGAGTGTTATAAAAATTTTGTCTTTAGATGAATTGTCCGACATTCGGTACAGTAATGTTTCTATGATTTTCGTCGCAATTTCTTCTAACGGCTGCGATATTGCGGTTATTGATGGTTTGAGGTAACGCAACATATCGAGATCATCGAAAGAAACCACGGCCATATCTTCCCCGATTTTGAGTTCGGCTGCGACAAGAGCGTCCAGCCCATCAACACTGAGGTAGTTACACGAAAATATTACGGCATCGAGTTCGTTGTTTTTTAGCAAGAAGCTTTTTATTTCATCAACGCTCTGTTTTTTATTCTGGTAGTTGATTCGTTTTACGCAGGTTTCTAACCCGTGTGTCCGAACAGCGTTTTCATAGCCAATCTCGCGATCTACCATTTGCTTTTCGTCGGTTTCTATAGTTACAAAAGCAATGTGCTTATAACCATTAGCCTGGAGATGATCTACAGCCTGTTTCACACTGTTTTCGTTATCAATCAGAACATAGTCGCTATCAATTGCAGGCAAATATCGGTCGAACAGGACCACAGGAATGCCTGATGCGATAATCCGCTGCACTTCTTCTTCAAGTCCGCCGGGTAAGGCGATGATAAATCCATCGACACACCGCCCGCTAAAAACTTCGAGAATTTCGCTTCCTCTTTTCTTATTGTTTTTTGTACTGCTAAAAAGTATGTTATAACCGTACTCTGAAGCTATTTCGTCGATAAACCTTGCAATTCCAGAGAAAAAAGGCTGCGAAATTTCATCAACGATGAAACCGATAGTCTTTGTTTTTCCAGTTCTGAAGCTTTTGGCAAGTGCGTTGGGCTGGTAATTTAGCTTGGCCACTAGTTCCTCTACCTTTTCAATAAGCTCATCGCTGATTTTCTTTTCCCTTCCTTTTCCATTGATAACAAAAGAAACCGTGGTGGTCGAAGTACCAAGCTGCTTCGCGATGTCTTTTATCGATACTTTCTTTTCTCTCACTTTGAATACTTTATTGTTATTACCTGTCGTCTGCTGCGCTCGAAGTAGCTAAGGTAAAAAAAAAGTGATAAACCGAAGTTTATAACTGAACTTCAGCTGCTTCATCGATGGGTTAGCCAAATGAATGAAACACCAATTAAGAACAGTCGTAGCGAGACGCTACCAATGCTATTAAGTTAAGCTTGTCAATTGTTATCCGATAGCTATCAGATCTGACAATATTTTTTCGTTTTATCCTTAACTTAATAGCATTGGAGACGCTACGACGAGTTGAGTTGATCTCTCAGGCTAACTACCGCCCATGCTACTAAACCACGTTATCCTGCTTCGCCTTATTAGTCAAATAAGCTTTTGGTGTATAACCGTACTGCTTTTTAAACTCGCGGCTAAAATATTTCGCATCATTGAAACCAACGAGGTAAGCCACTTCCGATACGTTATGAATCTTCGATTCGAGTAAAACGGCGGCCTTTTTTAAGCGGATTGATTTGATAAAATCGTTGACCGACAAATCGGTTATCGCCCTTATTTTTTTATAAAGTACGGGCTGGCTCATCCCCACCTCCTTAGCCAGTTCATAAACCCCAAAATCCTGATCGGTCATCCTATCCTCTATACATTTAATGGCATTGATAATAAATTTATGATCAACGGTGTTAACGGTTACATCCTGCGGTTGGAGCGTTACCTGCTCACTAAATTTTCTGCGCATATTTGCCCGCGATTGCAAAAGGTTTTTCACGTTCAACAAGAGAAGCTCCACGCTAAAAGGCTTGGTAATATAACTATCAGCCCCTGTTTCCAAACCGCTAACCTGCTGCGCATGTGCAGCCCTTGCGGTTAACAATATCACGGGGATATGTGCCGTTCGCACATCATTTTTAAGCTGCTTGCACAACTCCAATCCATCCATAACGGGCATCATCACATCGCAAACAATTAAATCGGGTATGTGCGTACTGGCCATTTCCCACCCATTTTTACCGTCTTCGCTTTCCAAAACCTGATAAAATGCACCTAATGTGGTTTGCAAAAGCTGTCTGATCTCTGCATTATCCTCAACAATCAATACCGTTTCCTTATTTGGATATTTTGCGGATGTAGTTTCGTTAACAACAGTTTCGGGCGGAAGTACAGGCGAATATAACGAATGATTGTGTGCTGCATGCTCCTTTTCGTTTGCTGTTTCGAGCCCATTATTCCCTTTCTTTAAAACAACCGTAAAACAAGTGTCGCCCGCTTCAAATTCAGTTTCAGGCTTACTTTTTAACAACAAATTGCCGTGGTGTGCATTTACAATACTTTTTGAAAGGGCCAAGCCTATGCCCGAGCCGATATGTGCCACTCCGGGACTCTCGACCTGAAAAAAATCGCTGAACAATTTATCCCGGCTATGCTCAGGGATTCCGACGCCATTATCCCGCACTTCAATGCAAACCACATCTTGATCTTCGGTAATGAGGATCCGAATTGACCCATTATTTTTGGTAAACTTAAAGGCGTTGGAGAGCAGGTTAAAAAAAACCTTCTCCATTTGGGTTTTATCAAACCAAATCTCGGTCGATGCCACCTTGGCTACAAAGGTGTAGGTAATGTTGCGGCTCTCGGCCAGCTGACTGAAGGACTGATAAATTTCGTGCACAAAATTTACAATATCCTGTTTGGCTGCATACAGCCTGAGGTTTCCGGTTTCAGTTTTTCTAAAATCCATCAACTCATTAATCAGCCGCATTAACCGATCGGCGTTTTGCTTAATCGGCACCACCTGTTGGTGTATTTCGGGCAGGTTATGGCTGCTTTTTAAGAGTCGCTCCAAGGGCCCAAGGATCAGGGTAAGTGGCGTTCTGATTTCGTGAGAAACGTTGGTAAAAAACCGCAATTTCATTTGCTGTATATCTTTGGTGCGTTTCAACAGCGCCCGGAGGAACAAAAATCTCACCACCAAAAAAAGAATGGCAGAAAACGCTATAAAATAAAGCAGGTAAGCCCACCACGTTGCCCAAACGGCAGGTTTAATAATCACCTCGGTAACTGAAACGGCCTTCCCGGGAATACCATCATTATTTGTTGCCTTAACTAAAAAGCGATATTTGCCGGCAGGAAGGTTGGTGTAGGTAGCACTCGGTGTAGCCGTGTAGTTCCATTCGCGATCGTAGCCCGCTAAAAAATAGCCGTACTTGTTCTTATCTGGTTTAACAAAGTTTAACAAGGCAAACTCAATGGTAAAGTGGTTTTGATTGTGTTTAAACACCAATTTTTTCGAATCGTTTATGGGTGCCCGCAATAATCCATCGTCGCCATTAACCTGAACAGGCTGGTTAAATAGCTTGAGTTCCGTCAAAATAAGTGGCGATACATACTTGTTCAGCTGAATATCCCTCGGGTAAAAGGATGTAAGCCCGTTTATTCCACCTAAAAAAATCTCCCCACGGCTATCTTTAAAGTACGATCGGGCGTTAAATTCATTGCCCGCCAGGCCATCGCTCTTGGTGTAATTTCTAAATCTGCCCGTTGCTGGGTTCAGCTCCGAAAGGCCGTTCGCTGTGCTGATCCATAAATTCTGTTTCTCATCCTCAACCACACTTAAAACATTATTGTTAATCAATCCGTTATGTTCGGTATACGTTTTAAACTGATTGGTTTTGGGATGATAAATGCTCAGGCCACCAAAATAAGTTCCGATTAAGATATGGCCAGCGCTGTTTTCTGCAATGCAGTTAATATAATCCGATTGTAGCTTGCCTTCCCTTGTTTCGTCTCTGTAAAATTGGGTAAACTGCTTTGTAATGAAGTTAAAACGGTACAGGCCAGCATTGGTACCAATCCACAA from Pedobacter endophyticus includes:
- a CDS encoding LacI family DNA-binding transcriptional regulator, whose protein sequence is MREKKVSIKDIAKQLGTSTTTVSFVINGKGREKKISDELIEKVEELVAKLNYQPNALAKSFRTGKTKTIGFIVDEISQPFFSGIARFIDEIASEYGYNILFSSTKNNKKRGSEILEVFSGRCVDGFIIALPGGLEEEVQRIIASGIPVVLFDRYLPAIDSDYVLIDNENSVKQAVDHLQANGYKHIAFVTIETDEKQMVDREIGYENAVRTHGLETCVKRINYQNKKQSVDEIKSFLLKNNELDAVIFSCNYLSVDGLDALVAAELKIGEDMAVVSFDDLDMLRYLKPSITAISQPLEEIATKIIETLLYRMSDNSSKDKIFITLDAKLEIRDSSKPVNQNIFNS
- a CDS encoding hybrid sensor histidine kinase/response regulator transcription factor; its protein translation is MMKCNRLVQVLLCLSISLAIFPAKAQLSFSNLAVENGLSQNSVIAIAQDSTGLIWLGTRQGLNRYDGHHFKTYKHDPKIAGSISNGEITSILTDTKGTIWVGTTAGLNRYNEKTDDFQLIKGLSSKGIEVVYQDRNKQIWVGTLNGLNLLTSDKSDRFKTFRFGNQPNDPANSIYAIFKAKNGEVWVGTGNGIFTINLKNGKYECRKMHFRQALPSNYVTALTADDAGNIWIGTANGLCRYHPLSGSMQVFFHDNSNPHSLIHNDIREVVANPNGQLWVGTQDGLSILNPKNLRFVNYQHDPEINNTISHNSIHSIFIDRNKNTWVGTYFGGVNMVYPVTTKFKVYRNSRFTPSISGNVISAMVEDSQHNLWIGTEGGGLNYYNRKTNSFKSYKTNSEDPNSISSNLIKMMVSEGRGSNRLIIGTHRGGLNIFDPATGRFQHVKNVKNSAGAIGSAEIVALQVDRRGTVWVGSQNGLTTLRQQNGKYPAQTTKSTLDRYLVNKTIQHLFEDSRGDLWIGTNAGLYRFNFITKQFTQFYRDETREGKLQSDYINCIAENSAGHILIGTYFGGLSIYHPKTNQFKTYTEHNGLINNNVLSVVEDEKQNLWISTANGLSELNPATGRFRNYTKSDGLAGNEFNARSYFKDSRGEIFLGGINGLTSFYPRDIQLNKYVSPLILTELKLFNQPVQVNGDDGLLRAPINDSKKLVFKHNQNHFTIEFALLNFVKPDKNKYGYFLAGYDREWNYTATPSATYTNLPAGKYRFLVKATNNDGIPGKAVSVTEVIIKPAVWATWWAYLLYFIAFSAILFLVVRFLFLRALLKRTKDIQQMKLRFFTNVSHEIRTPLTLILGPLERLLKSSHNLPEIHQQVVPIKQNADRLMRLINELMDFRKTETGNLRLYAAKQDIVNFVHEIYQSFSQLAESRNITYTFVAKVASTEIWFDKTQMEKVFFNLLSNAFKFTKNNGSIRILITEDQDVVCIEVRDNGVGIPEHSRDKLFSDFFQVESPGVAHIGSGIGLALSKSIVNAHHGNLLLKSKPETEFEAGDTCFTVVLKKGNNGLETANEKEHAAHNHSLYSPVLPPETVVNETTSAKYPNKETVLIVEDNAEIRQLLQTTLGAFYQVLESEDGKNGWEMASTHIPDLIVCDVMMPVMDGLELCKQLKNDVRTAHIPVILLTARAAHAQQVSGLETGADSYITKPFSVELLLLNVKNLLQSRANMRRKFSEQVTLQPQDVTVNTVDHKFIINAIKCIEDRMTDQDFGVYELAKEVGMSQPVLYKKIRAITDLSVNDFIKSIRLKKAAVLLESKIHNVSEVAYLVGFNDAKYFSREFKKQYGYTPKAYLTNKAKQDNVV